TCCGTATTGAATACTGCCCCCGCCTTGTTCACGCGGTCCAGTGAAAAGAGTTCAATCAGTTCATCCATAGAAAAAATCTCCCGGTCGTTGCCGGGGTTCCAGCCCAGGAGAGCCAGGAAATTATTCAGGGCCTGAGGCAGATAGCCTTTGGCCAGATAATCTTCCACTGCCACATCGCCCTGCCGTTTGGAGAGCTTCGATTTATCCGGGTTCAGAAGAAGGGGCAGGTGGGCAAAGATCGGTGCTTCCCACCCCAGGTAGTCATATAAAAGCAGATGTTTGGGGAGGGAGGGCAACCACTCTTCCCCGCGGATGACATGGGTGATGCTCATGTAGTGATCATCCACCACATTGGCAAGGTGATAGGTGGGAAAACCATCCGATTTCATCAGCACCTGATCGTCCAGGCGGTTGAATTCCACCGTTACATCTCCACGGATTTCATCGTGAAAAGTCATGGCACCTTCATCGGGGATCCGCATTCGGATGACATGGGGCTCGTTTTGAGCCCGTTTTTCCGCCTCTTCAGGATCCAGATGCCGGCAGTGCCCGTCATATCCCGGAGCTTCACCGGCAGCGATCTGTCTTTCACGGAGCTTTGCCAGACGTTCAGGCGAACAGAAACAACGGTATGCCTTGCCGGAAGCCAGAAGACGGGTGACTTCTTTGTCGTAAATCTCCCGGCGTCGGCTCTGAAAGTAGGGACCTTTTGCATCTTCCCTATCCGGCCCCGCATCCCAATCCAGTCCCATTGCCCGAAGGCTTTTCACCAGATTTTCAACGGCGCCTTCCACATAGCGGGACTGATCCGTATCCTCAATCCGGAGGATAAAGCGTCCCCCGTGCTTCCGGGCGAACAAATAATTGTATAAAGCGGTTCTGTGTCCTCCCACATGCAAGTACCCTGTGGGACTGGGTGCAAAACGAACAATTACGGTCATTGGACTCCTTTTTTCCTTCCCCCGGACTGAAGTCCGGGGTTGCTTTTTTTCACTCCCCCGGATTGAAGTCCGGGGTTGTTTTTCCCGGACTGAAGTCCGGGGTTTTCACGGACTGAAGTCCGGGGTCATCACCTCGTTATCAAGCAAATCGCCAGCGCTGCCACTCCTTCTTCCCGACCGGTGAACCCCAATCCTTCTTCGGTGGTGGCTTTTACAGAAACGGCATTTGTGGGGATGTGCATCGTTCGGGCGAGGTTTTCGCGGATTTGGGGAATGAAGCGGGCGATTTTCGGTTTTTGAAGGATCAGGGTTGCATCCACGTTTACGACGGCATATCCCTGTTGTTCCAGCAGGGCAAGTACCTTTTCCAGCAGTTTCAGGCTGTCTGCATTTTTATAGGCGGGATCCGTATCGGGAAAATGGGTCCCGATATCCCCAAGAGCGGCGGCACCCAAAAGGGCATCCATCACGGCATGGGTCAGCACATCGGCATCGCTGTGGCCGGCAGGACCTTTTGAGTGGGGAATGGTCACTCCTCCCAGAATCAGAGGCCGTCCTTCCGTCAGGCGATGGACATCATATCCCTGACCAATACGAAGATTCATAATTTTCCACCAGCATTTCCGCCATTTGCAGATCAAAGGGCGTGGTTATTTTAATATTTTCAGGCGTATCGGGAATCACGGCCAGCTTATAGCCGTACCGTTCTGCCAGCATACACTCATCAGTCCCGTAAAAATGTTCGGAAAAGGCCTTTTCATAGACGGTTCTCAAGACGGATGCATGAAAAAGCTGAGGGGTGTGAATCTGAACCAGGGAATCCCGGGGCACCGTACCTACAATTGCCTGTCCTTCCGTTTCTTTTATGGTATGAACCACCGGCACTCCGGCGGCGGCACCGTGAAAAGTTTTTAGAAGCGCCATACCGTCATGAAGCACAGAGGGGGCAAAAAAGGGGCGGACTGCATCATGGACCGCCAGCACGCTGCTGTCAGGAGCCGAAGCCTGAATGCCCTGCCATACCGAATCCTGCCGTTCTTTTCCCCCTTCCCGGATTTTTATCGGGATGGGGGATTCAAAGGATGCGGCAAGCGCTTTGGCATCCTCCCAAATGGTAGGAGAAACCACAAGGATAATTTCGGATACTAAGGGATTGGTCAGAAAGCGGGCAAGGGTATACCAAAGGACGGGCCTGTCTTTAATCAGAAGAAAGGGCTTGGGAGTTGAAGCGCCCATCCGTGTTCCCTGACCGGCGGCGGGAATGATGACAGAGACACTTTCACGGAATAAAGTCTGCATAAATATCAGAGAATCAGCATGGCATCGCCGTAAGAGAGGAAACGGTACTTTTCATTCACGGCATGCTTGTAGGCCTTTAACAGAAAATTGCGGTCCACAAAAGAGGCCGCCAGAATCAACAAGGTGGATTTCGGCTGATGTAAATTGGTCAGCAACACATCCACCACCTTGATTCCCTGGGGCGGAAAGATGAATTTATCGGTCCAGGCCTTCTTCGGATTTACATCGGTGCCTGTTATAAGGGAGGATTCCAGGGCCCTCACCACCGAGGCTCCCATAGCTACAATACGCTTCCCTTTTTCTTTAACGGCATTGATGGTTTTGGCCGATTCTTCGGAAATTTCAAAGTATTCCGAATCCATGTGGTGGCGGTGCAGGTCTTCCACCATCACCTGCCGGAATGTCCCCAATCCGATATGGAGGGTAATGGGGACCATCTTCACCCCTTTTCCCCGGATTTTTTTCACCAGTTCCTCATTGAAATGGAGTCCGGCTGTCGGTGCCGCTACAGCACCGGGCTTTACGGCAAAAATGGTCTGGTACCGTTCCCGGTCCATGGGTTCACTGTCCCGGGTAATGTAGGGCGGAAGAGGTGAGTGTCCTTCTTTCAGGACGAATTCCATAAATTCTTCATTGGAGCAGTTATGCCGGATGACCCGCCCGCCGGAGACGGTATTGTCGATGACATCGCTGTAAATATCCTTATTGAAACGGAGTTTATTTCCAATGCGGACCTTCCGGGCCGGTTTGACCAGGATTTCCCAAATCTGATTTTCCAGTTCCCGCAGGAGAAAGACTTCCACGGTGGCGTCGGTTTTGTCCTTTTTGGCAATCAGTTTGGCCGGAAAAACCCGGGTATCGTTATAAACCAGGCAATCCCCCGGTTCCAGGTAATCCACAAAATCCTGAATGTGTTTATCTTCCATTTTCTCCGCTTTGGAGTGGACGACCAGCATCCGGGAATCACCCCGTTTTTCCGTCGGGTACTGAGCTATGAGTTTCTCCGGTAACTCATAATCAAAATCCGACAACCGGTACGTTTTTGGCTGGGTATCAAAAATTTCAAACTTCGTCATTGAAGAGTGTCTCCTGTTTCTTTGGGTTCGAAAGTTCCAGATTCAGGTGCTCATACGCCCGCAACAGGGCAATCCGTCCACGGGATGTGCGCTTCAAAAATCCTTCCTGAATCAGGTAGGGTTCATAGACTTCCTCGATGGTTTCCGCTTCCTCGCCGATGGCTACTGCCAGGTTCTGAAGCCCAACCGGTCCCCCTTCAAAGGTTTTCACCAGGGTCCTCAGAATACGGATATCCATTTCATCGAGTCCCAGATTATCCACCTCCAGCATTTCCAAAGCATCCCGGGCGGTTTCCAGGGTAATCACGCCATCAGCCCGCACCTGGGCGAAATCCCTGCATCGCCGGAGCAAACGATTGGCAATCCGGGGGGTACCCCGGGAGCGCCGGGCAATTTCGGCAGCCCCTTCCGGTGTAATGTCTATATTCAATATCCCCGCAGAACGGGTGATAATGCGTGTCAAATCCTCAAAATTGTAGTAATCCAGCCGGAGGACAATCCCGAAACGGGCCCTGATGGGAGAGGTCAGAAGTCCTGCCCGGGTTGTGGCTCCCACCAGCGTAAAGCCTTCCAGATCCAACTGAATACTCCGGGCGCTTGGACCTTTATCGATCATGATGTCGATGCGGAAATCCTCCATGGCGGAGTACAGATACTCTTCAACCACACGGTTGGTCCGATGGACCTCGTCGATGAAGAGTACATCGGAAAAGTTCAGATTGGTCAGCAAACCCGCCAGGTCACCCGCCCGCTCCAGCACCGGTCCGGACGTGACCTTGATCCCGGCATTCAGCTCATGGGCGATAATGTGAGCCAGAGTGGTTTTTCCTAGTCCAGGTGGTCCGAACAGAAGCACATGATCCAGGGGCTCTCCTCGCTTTTTGGCTGCCTCAATATAGATTTTCAGCTTTTCAACCAGGCGTTTTTGTCCGACAAATTCTTCCAGGACAGCAGGCCTGAGGGTGGTTTCCAGTTCTTCTTCCTGTTCCTGCCAGGCAGGATTGGTAAATTCTGTTCTCATCATATCATTTACGTTTGAGAACCTTCCGGACAGCCTGAACAATATCAGAAGCCCTGAGATGATAGTAATCGAGGAGCTCATCGGCCTTTCCGGACTGGCCGAACTGATCTTTCATGCCCACCATTTCGATAGGCACCGGTTTATTTTGCGTACTCCACACCGACACGGCACTTCCAAGTCCGCCCAGGCACTGATGTTCTTCCGCCGTTACAAAGGCGCCTGTTTCCAGAGCGGCCGCCATAAGGGCTTCATGATCCAGGGGTTTGACCGTATGCATATTCAGCACACGGACGGAAATATTTTCCTCTGCCAGGATTTGGACCGCCATGAGGGCTTCATAGACCAGTACGCCGTTGGCGATAACCGTTACATCTTCGCCGTCCTGGAGCATCAGGGCCTTTCCCAGCTCAAAGGGGGCATCTTCCGATGTAACAAGGGGTGCACTCTGCCGTCCCAGGCGGATATAAAAAGGTCCCTCCATTTCTTTCACTGCCGTCAGGGCTTTGACGGCTTCCCGGGTATCACAGGGGACAATCACCCGCATGCGGGGCAATACCTGCATCAGGGCCACATCTTCCAGCATCTGATGGGTGACTCCGTCTTCACCTACCGTAACACCGGTATGGGTTGCCACCAGTTTGACATTGGTATTGGAATAAGCCAGCAACACCCTCACCTGATCATAACAACGACCGGTAATAAACACCCCGAAGGTGGATACATAGGGCAGGAGTCCCTCCCGGGCCATTCCGGCAGCCACCGCTACCATATTCTGTTCGGAAATCCCCATATTGTAAAAACGTTCAGGAAATTTATCGGCAAACCAGTTCGCCCGGACCGACCCGGATACGTCGGCAGTCAGGACCACAATCCGGTTATCTGTTTCACCCATGGCAGATGTAGCCAGGCCGAAGGCATCCCGGGTTGGTTTCTTTTGAACATTTGTGAAAACGTCTTTATCCAGATAACGTGTCATTTCTTGTTTCCCCCCTGATAATTGGCTTCAATTTCCTGAAGAGCTTTTTCCGCTTCCTCATCCTTGGGCGGGGTGCCGTGCCATTTTGAAACACCATCCATAAAAGATACGGGAAATCCCAGTTTTGTGCGGAAAAGAATGATCGAGGGTTTTCCTTTATAATTTTGTGCCATCTCAAAGGCTTTGAAAATATCATCAAAATCGTTGCCGTTGGCTTCAATCACATGCCAGCGGAAGGCTTTCCATTTATCCGCCATGGGTTCCATCGTGAGGATATCTTCCGTATTGCCATCAATCTGAATGAAATTCCGGTCCATAAATACCGTCAGGTTATCCAGTTTGTGGTGACCGGCACTCAGGGCTGCTTCCCAGATGGAGCCTTCCTGTGACTCGCCGTCCCCGATGGAACAATAGATCCGGTGGGACTGTTTTTTCTGTCGGGCGGCAAGGGCCATCCCTACAGCCACACCCAGACCGTGTCCCAGGCTCCCGGTGGATATTTCAATCCCCGGTAAATTGGTCCGG
The DNA window shown above is from Candidatus Neomarinimicrobiota bacterium and carries:
- a CDS encoding transketolase codes for the protein MTNPDSRTLRVLKEKAHTLRVDCVHMIHHAKSGHIGGSLGLADIFTALFFKILNHDPSNPDWEGRDRFVLSNGHVAPILYASMAHAGYFPVEELMTLRKLNSRLQGHPSRTNLPGIEISTGSLGHGLGVAVGMALAARQKKQSHRIYCSIGDGESQEGSIWEAALSAGHHKLDNLTVFMDRNFIQIDGNTEDILTMEPMADKWKAFRWHVIEANGNDFDDIFKAFEMAQNYKGKPSIILFRTKLGFPVSFMDGVSKWHGTPPKDEEAEKALQEIEANYQGGNKK
- the ruvB gene encoding Holliday junction branch migration DNA helicase RuvB, with translation MRTEFTNPAWQEQEEELETTLRPAVLEEFVGQKRLVEKLKIYIEAAKKRGEPLDHVLLFGPPGLGKTTLAHIIAHELNAGIKVTSGPVLERAGDLAGLLTNLNFSDVLFIDEVHRTNRVVEEYLYSAMEDFRIDIMIDKGPSARSIQLDLEGFTLVGATTRAGLLTSPIRARFGIVLRLDYYNFEDLTRIITRSAGILNIDITPEGAAEIARRSRGTPRIANRLLRRCRDFAQVRADGVITLETARDALEMLEVDNLGLDEMDIRILRTLVKTFEGGPVGLQNLAVAIGEEAETIEEVYEPYLIQEGFLKRTSRGRIALLRAYEHLNLELSNPKKQETLFNDEV
- a CDS encoding transketolase family protein — protein: MTRYLDKDVFTNVQKKPTRDAFGLATSAMGETDNRIVVLTADVSGSVRANWFADKFPERFYNMGISEQNMVAVAAGMAREGLLPYVSTFGVFITGRCYDQVRVLLAYSNTNVKLVATHTGVTVGEDGVTHQMLEDVALMQVLPRMRVIVPCDTREAVKALTAVKEMEGPFYIRLGRQSAPLVTSEDAPFELGKALMLQDGEDVTVIANGVLVYEALMAVQILAEENISVRVLNMHTVKPLDHEALMAAALETGAFVTAEEHQCLGGLGSAVSVWSTQNKPVPIEMVGMKDQFGQSGKADELLDYYHLRASDIVQAVRKVLKRK
- the ispD gene encoding 2-C-methyl-D-erythritol 4-phosphate cytidylyltransferase, giving the protein MQTLFRESVSVIIPAAGQGTRMGASTPKPFLLIKDRPVLWYTLARFLTNPLVSEIILVVSPTIWEDAKALAASFESPIPIKIREGGKERQDSVWQGIQASAPDSSVLAVHDAVRPFFAPSVLHDGMALLKTFHGAAAGVPVVHTIKETEGQAIVGTVPRDSLVQIHTPQLFHASVLRTVYEKAFSEHFYGTDECMLAERYGYKLAVIPDTPENIKITTPFDLQMAEMLVENYESSYWSGI
- a CDS encoding 2-C-methyl-D-erythritol 2,4-cyclodiphosphate synthase is translated as MNLRIGQGYDVHRLTEGRPLILGGVTIPHSKGPAGHSDADVLTHAVMDALLGAAALGDIGTHFPDTDPAYKNADSLKLLEKVLALLEQQGYAVVNVDATLILQKPKIARFIPQIRENLARTMHIPTNAVSVKATTEEGLGFTGREEGVAALAICLITR
- the queA gene encoding tRNA preQ1(34) S-adenosylmethionine ribosyltransferase-isomerase QueA → MTKFEIFDTQPKTYRLSDFDYELPEKLIAQYPTEKRGDSRMLVVHSKAEKMEDKHIQDFVDYLEPGDCLVYNDTRVFPAKLIAKKDKTDATVEVFLLRELENQIWEILVKPARKVRIGNKLRFNKDIYSDVIDNTVSGGRVIRHNCSNEEFMEFVLKEGHSPLPPYITRDSEPMDRERYQTIFAVKPGAVAAPTAGLHFNEELVKKIRGKGVKMVPITLHIGLGTFRQVMVEDLHRHHMDSEYFEISEESAKTINAVKEKGKRIVAMGASVVRALESSLITGTDVNPKKAWTDKFIFPPQGIKVVDVLLTNLHQPKSTLLILAASFVDRNFLLKAYKHAVNEKYRFLSYGDAMLIL
- a CDS encoding glutamate--tRNA ligase; this translates as MTVIVRFAPSPTGYLHVGGHRTALYNYLFARKHGGRFILRIEDTDQSRYVEGAVENLVKSLRAMGLDWDAGPDREDAKGPYFQSRRREIYDKEVTRLLASGKAYRCFCSPERLAKLRERQIAAGEAPGYDGHCRHLDPEEAEKRAQNEPHVIRMRIPDEGAMTFHDEIRGDVTVEFNRLDDQVLMKSDGFPTYHLANVVDDHYMSITHVIRGEEWLPSLPKHLLLYDYLGWEAPIFAHLPLLLNPDKSKLSKRQGDVAVEDYLAKGYLPQALNNFLALLGWNPGNDREIFSMDELIELFSLDRVNKAGAVFNTEKLDWMNQQYIQSMEDEAYLKEARKWLSGIVLNERGNAALLAVKSGLTRFNEIPKKLGPFVSGVSLPREGEGVELMVAESTRTVLKVLKEKLRTQSLDEPAGFFSLMKGVQKETGVKGKNLWMPVRIALTGEFHGPELGVIAYYLGNDEMIRRLDTALEKA